One Streptomyces sp. ML-6 genomic region harbors:
- a CDS encoding aldo/keto reductase → MTLKDILPGRLGFGTAPLGNMFRAIPDDEARATVEAAWDQGTRYYDTAPFYGAGLAEQRLGEVLSARPRDEYVLSTKVGRVILDEPEEGARDLGEKGGLFEHGNPNKMLHEWTAEATERSIEGSLRRLRTDRLDIVWVHDIAQDFHGDAWLSKFEEARTGAFRVLTRLRDEGVIRAWGLGVNKTEPIELTLALDEPRPDGFLLAGRYTLLDHAHALQRLLPTAQEQGVDMVVGGPYSSGILAGGTHFEYQQAPPEIIERVGKLKALAEKHNTSIKAAALQFSLAHPATAAVIPGATRPSRIAEDTAALNETVPAAFWHDLRTAGLVSPTAPLPDGA, encoded by the coding sequence ATGACCCTCAAGGACATCCTTCCCGGCCGTCTCGGCTTCGGTACCGCCCCGCTCGGCAACATGTTCCGCGCTATCCCCGACGACGAGGCCCGCGCCACCGTCGAGGCCGCCTGGGACCAGGGCACCCGCTACTACGACACCGCCCCCTTCTACGGCGCCGGCCTCGCCGAGCAGCGCCTGGGCGAGGTCCTGTCCGCCAGGCCCCGCGACGAGTACGTCCTGTCGACCAAGGTCGGCCGCGTCATCCTCGACGAACCCGAGGAGGGCGCCCGCGACCTCGGCGAGAAGGGCGGCCTGTTCGAGCACGGCAACCCCAACAAGATGCTCCACGAGTGGACCGCCGAGGCCACCGAACGCTCCATCGAGGGCAGCCTCAGGCGCCTGCGCACCGACCGCCTCGACATCGTCTGGGTCCACGACATCGCCCAGGACTTCCACGGCGACGCATGGCTGAGCAAGTTCGAGGAGGCCCGCACCGGCGCCTTCCGGGTCCTGACCCGCCTGCGCGACGAGGGCGTCATCAGGGCCTGGGGCCTGGGCGTCAACAAGACCGAACCCATCGAACTCACCCTCGCCCTCGACGAACCCCGCCCCGACGGGTTCCTCCTCGCCGGCCGCTACACCCTCCTGGACCACGCCCACGCCCTCCAGCGCCTGCTGCCCACGGCCCAGGAACAGGGCGTCGACATGGTCGTCGGCGGCCCCTACAGCTCCGGCATCCTCGCCGGCGGCACCCACTTCGAATACCAGCAGGCCCCGCCGGAGATCATCGAACGCGTCGGAAAGCTCAAGGCCCTCGCCGAAAAGCACAACACCAGCATCAAGGCCGCCGCCCTCCAGTTCTCCCTCGCCCACCCCGCCACCGCCGCCGTCATCCCCGGCGCCACCCGCCCCAGCCGCATCGCCGAGGACACCGCCGCCCTCAACGAGACCGTCCCGGCCGCCTTCTGGCACGACCTGCGCACCGCCGGCCTGGTCAGCCCCACCGCCCCCCTCCCCGACGGCGCCTGA
- a CDS encoding SMI1/KNR4 family protein yields the protein MEHFEGFDTAGFWDDSAYALREYVEEAPPTRELIASVEEELGGYRLPGSYIALMTAHNGGVPSRDHFPMTEPTSWADDHIVINGIKGVGRTRSQSLAGEFGSRFWIEMWEYPDIGVYFADTPSAGHDMLALDYRACGRHGEPAVVHVDQEDDFAITPVAESFEAFVRGLVDESVYDTSEQDRIDALETVRDGSFSPVLVRAFREVADVLPDADRRMRALAEAVVHDKGFFALHADARSTLMYDYLFWLFTGFNRVESLDRYLKAPAGHERSYAVPDYELMIVFALVAEPYGFRTGGYAPGFLEDWWESRVASGRIAETADGYRMTDAAVATLLDELAATVDDR from the coding sequence GTGGAACATTTCGAGGGCTTCGACACGGCCGGGTTCTGGGACGACTCGGCGTACGCGCTGAGGGAGTACGTGGAGGAGGCCCCGCCCACGCGGGAGTTGATCGCGTCGGTGGAGGAGGAACTCGGCGGGTACCGGCTGCCCGGCTCCTACATCGCGCTGATGACCGCGCACAACGGCGGCGTTCCGAGCCGGGACCACTTCCCCATGACCGAGCCGACCTCCTGGGCCGACGACCACATCGTGATCAACGGCATCAAGGGCGTGGGACGGACCAGGTCGCAGTCGCTCGCCGGCGAGTTCGGCAGCCGGTTCTGGATCGAGATGTGGGAGTACCCGGACATCGGGGTCTACTTCGCCGACACTCCGTCGGCCGGCCACGACATGCTCGCCCTCGACTACCGCGCGTGCGGCAGACACGGCGAACCGGCCGTGGTGCACGTCGACCAGGAGGACGACTTCGCGATCACCCCGGTCGCGGAGAGCTTCGAGGCCTTCGTCAGGGGCCTGGTCGACGAGTCCGTCTACGACACCTCGGAACAGGACCGGATCGACGCCCTGGAAACGGTGCGCGACGGGAGTTTCTCCCCGGTGCTGGTGCGTGCCTTCCGGGAGGTCGCCGACGTTCTGCCCGACGCGGACCGGCGGATGCGGGCCCTCGCGGAGGCCGTCGTGCACGACAAGGGGTTCTTCGCGCTGCACGCCGACGCGCGCTCCACGCTGATGTACGACTACCTGTTCTGGCTGTTCACCGGTTTCAACCGGGTCGAATCCCTCGACCGGTACCTGAAGGCGCCCGCGGGACACGAGCGTTCCTACGCGGTACCGGATTACGAACTCATGATCGTTTTTGCCCTCGTGGCCGAGCCCTACGGGTTCAGAACCGGCGGGTACGCCCCCGGCTTCCTCGAGGACTGGTGGGAATCCCGTGTCGCCTCGGGGCGCATCGCCGAGACCGCCGACGGCTACCGGATGACCGATGCCGCCGTCGCCACCCTGCTCGACGAGCTCGCCGCCACGGTGGACGACCGGTAG
- a CDS encoding AraC family transcriptional regulator, with amino-acid sequence MDPLEDVLTLLEVRARLSAALVAGGQWAVRFDAPPGVKFNAVRRGSCRLEVDGLDEPLDLAEGDCYLLTGPHRFTLRGDSEALPVPAAPLFARAENGVARAGRGDGTLLVGGSFSFGDRARELLLDRLPPVIHIPAGTPHAETVHWALAAIEQELADRPMAFTLVAEHLAIVMLTHALRLHLARAPHTVQGWPAGLTDPLVATALTALHRDPAHAWTVAGLARACAVSRSTLAARFKRAVGQGPLEYLTRWRIELAAQRLRKNDATLAAIARSVGYGSESALSVAFKRVLGVPPGDYRRRPTTGTVRERVAHTAPPG; translated from the coding sequence ATGGATCCGCTCGAAGACGTGCTGACCCTGCTGGAGGTGCGGGCCCGGCTGTCCGCGGCCCTGGTGGCCGGCGGGCAGTGGGCCGTGCGGTTCGACGCCCCTCCGGGGGTGAAGTTCAACGCGGTGCGGCGCGGCTCCTGCCGACTGGAGGTCGACGGGCTCGACGAGCCGCTCGATCTGGCGGAGGGCGACTGCTACCTCCTCACCGGCCCGCACCGGTTCACCCTCCGCGGCGACTCCGAGGCCCTGCCCGTCCCCGCCGCGCCCCTCTTCGCCCGGGCCGAGAACGGCGTCGCCCGGGCCGGGCGGGGCGACGGCACCCTTCTCGTCGGGGGCTCCTTCTCCTTCGGGGACCGCGCCCGCGAACTGCTCCTGGACCGGCTGCCCCCGGTGATCCACATCCCGGCCGGCACCCCGCACGCGGAGACGGTGCACTGGGCGCTCGCCGCCATCGAGCAGGAACTCGCGGACCGGCCGATGGCCTTCACTCTCGTGGCGGAACACCTCGCGATCGTCATGCTCACCCACGCCCTGCGCCTGCACCTCGCACGCGCGCCGCACACCGTCCAGGGGTGGCCGGCCGGCCTCACCGACCCCCTGGTCGCCACCGCGCTGACCGCACTGCACCGGGACCCGGCCCACGCCTGGACGGTCGCCGGGCTGGCCCGCGCCTGCGCCGTCTCCCGCTCCACCCTCGCCGCGCGCTTCAAGCGCGCCGTCGGGCAAGGGCCTCTGGAGTACCTCACCCGCTGGCGCATCGAACTCGCCGCCCAGCGGCTGCGGAAGAACGACGCCACGCTCGCCGCCATCGCCCGCTCCGTCGGCTACGGCTCCGAGAGCGCGCTCAGCGTCGCCTTCAAGCGCGTCCTGGGCGTACCGCCCGGCGACTACCGCCGACGCCCCACCACCGGGACGGTCCGGGAACGGGTGGCACACACCGCGCCGCCCGGATGA
- a CDS encoding low temperature requirement protein A: MNPCRCRVPPGGRAASGREQRALRRLFIIQLGETVLTIGAAISAAPVDAATATVGPGVFVALVCLCASYFRGGEDILARHVATTADSLVPVRRAVSGQYPTLAGLVALAVGAELAIGHPTGPGSATFGLLLSGGPVLYVITQAWWYHTSTRQAWGARLLACLACAAVGVAAVGVAAVRLPPLVSVLVLDAILLVLVAALKRVHHRVLTTMTAGT; this comes from the coding sequence GTGAACCCATGCCGATGCCGAGTCCCACCGGGCGGTCGAGCGGCGAGCGGACGTGAGCAGCGCGCCCTTCGCCGCCTGTTCATCATCCAGCTCGGCGAGACGGTCCTGACCATCGGTGCGGCGATCTCCGCGGCCCCGGTCGACGCGGCGACGGCGACGGTCGGTCCCGGCGTGTTCGTGGCACTGGTGTGCCTGTGCGCCAGCTACTTCAGAGGGGGCGAGGACATCCTCGCCCGGCACGTCGCCACGACGGCCGACTCGCTGGTCCCCGTCCGACGAGCCGTCAGCGGCCAGTACCCCACCCTGGCCGGCCTGGTCGCCCTCGCCGTGGGGGCCGAACTCGCCATCGGTCACCCCACCGGGCCCGGCAGCGCAACGTTCGGCCTCCTCCTCTCCGGCGGCCCGGTCCTCTACGTGATCACCCAGGCGTGGTGGTACCACACCTCCACCCGGCAGGCCTGGGGCGCCCGCCTCCTCGCCTGCCTGGCCTGTGCGGCCGTCGGCGTCGCGGCCGTCGGCGTCGCGGCCGTCCGGCTCCCGCCGCTGGTCTCCGTACTGGTCCTGGACGCGATCCTCCTCGTGCTCGTCGCCGCACTGAAACGGGTGCACCACCGGGTGCTCACCACGATGACCGCCGGTACCTGA
- a CDS encoding mucoidy inhibitor MuiA family protein produces the protein MSTAPKPIALPVTAVTCLEDRAHVERAVVLDLEAGVQRLRLGPVSALAVDRTLHAELTGDHSATVLDVRIVRDWTPRDPRPSADDSALRHRVHALEEERLALEQHRDRLRARLDLLGRLATDLLREIGEGAGSGETDRSRWARELDRVDGERDTHGEELRTAEARLGTLADELGEARQALLLSEEEPAELVGHIELTVEAGAAGPVGLRLSHLVPCALWRPAYRAVLEGDSLTLETDAMVWQRTGEDWSDVRLTLSTARSALATDPPRLDEDRLTLRDRSAAERRTVDVELREEEIGVLGPAPVLGLPGVDDGGEARVLRSPAPVSVPCDGRAHRVPLSSFTTAAPSEHTCAPELSPLVTQVVRFDNLSGHALLAGPVDLVRDSGFSGRGTLDFTAPGAPARLAFGSRDDYRVVRRTEESRDTTGITQRTVVTRTVQLHLSRFSAPGEHGEQRVVLRERIPVSEVSAVEVRLREDSCSPAPDAVDAEGIVHWEIPLPPGGRRTITLVYELSASAKVTGL, from the coding sequence ATGTCCACGGCCCCGAAGCCGATCGCCCTTCCCGTCACCGCCGTCACGTGCCTGGAGGACCGCGCCCACGTCGAGCGTGCCGTCGTGCTCGATCTGGAGGCCGGAGTCCAGCGGCTGCGTCTCGGGCCGGTCAGTGCGCTGGCCGTCGACCGGACCCTCCACGCCGAACTGACCGGTGATCACTCCGCGACCGTGCTCGACGTACGGATCGTCCGCGACTGGACGCCGCGCGACCCGCGGCCGTCCGCCGACGACTCCGCCCTGCGCCACCGCGTGCACGCCCTCGAGGAGGAACGGCTGGCCCTGGAGCAGCACCGCGACCGGCTGCGGGCCCGCCTCGACCTGCTCGGCCGCCTCGCCACCGACCTGCTGCGGGAGATCGGCGAGGGCGCCGGCTCCGGGGAGACCGACCGGTCCCGCTGGGCCCGCGAACTGGACCGGGTGGACGGCGAGCGCGACACGCACGGCGAGGAACTGCGTACCGCGGAAGCCCGGTTGGGCACCCTCGCCGACGAACTCGGGGAGGCGCGACAGGCCCTGCTCCTCTCCGAGGAGGAACCCGCCGAGCTGGTCGGCCACATCGAGTTGACCGTCGAGGCCGGGGCCGCCGGGCCGGTCGGGCTGCGCCTGAGTCATCTCGTCCCGTGCGCGCTGTGGCGGCCCGCCTACCGGGCCGTGCTCGAGGGGGACTCCCTGACGCTGGAGACCGACGCGATGGTCTGGCAGCGCACCGGGGAGGACTGGTCGGACGTGCGGCTGACCCTGTCGACGGCCCGTTCGGCGCTGGCCACCGACCCGCCGCGGCTGGACGAGGACCGGCTGACGCTCCGGGACCGTTCCGCGGCGGAGCGCCGCACGGTGGACGTCGAGCTGCGCGAGGAGGAGATCGGGGTCCTCGGACCGGCCCCGGTGCTCGGTCTGCCCGGGGTGGACGACGGCGGCGAGGCGCGGGTGCTGAGGTCCCCCGCGCCGGTCTCGGTGCCCTGCGACGGCCGCGCCCACCGGGTGCCGCTCTCCTCGTTCACCACGGCCGCGCCCAGTGAGCACACCTGCGCACCGGAGCTGTCCCCCCTGGTCACCCAGGTGGTCCGGTTCGACAACCTGTCCGGCCACGCGCTGCTCGCCGGTCCCGTGGACCTGGTCCGCGACAGCGGATTCAGCGGGCGCGGCACCCTGGACTTCACCGCCCCCGGCGCCCCCGCCCGGCTGGCCTTCGGCAGCCGCGACGACTACCGGGTGGTCCGGCGGACCGAGGAATCCCGCGACACCACCGGCATCACCCAGCGGACCGTGGTGACCCGCACGGTCCAGTTGCACCTGTCCCGGTTCTCCGCCCCCGGGGAACACGGCGAACAGCGGGTGGTCCTGCGGGAGCGGATCCCGGTCTCCGAGGTCTCGGCGGTGGAGGTGCGCCTGCGCGAGGACTCCTGCTCCCCGGCCCCTGACGCGGTCGACGCCGAGGGCATCGTCCACTGGGAGATCCCCCTCCCGCCCGGTGGACGCCGCACGATCACCCTGGTCTACGAGCTGTCGGCGAGCGCCAAGGTCACCGGTCTCTGA
- a CDS encoding oxygenase MpaB family protein has product MTQSSEVRAIGPFPSRFREAERRGRRIARPLFLLAGIDKDVDETLMERLGAALLQRDELGAALTGAMRLPAGDPARVTRSLLGRALHAAPDVPQDLPPALRAFLDHATTVPDWVDWDRIERGAAAYRSLGRNSGDVLTLLSLVGGYRFGGPADLLVLTGGLGGGETLRRLGETAKWSHAVTRPGGLRPGAEGWRLTVHVRAMHALVNAHFEPRWDSGRWGLPINQADQAATLGLFDATVIIGCLGLGVRLTRRQRDDLMHLWRYVGLLMGVAPEWLTDVEDVRHRWNYHILLSAAGQTQAGRDLARLTMDAQAERCFGHDSPVVERFHRRYERARQMSLLTAFVGPAGMRELGLRPSLPWGPALALVTNTFRYRVLGVLPGGRERLERHGARVQDKHLASMFHDGPATVARLPEAG; this is encoded by the coding sequence ATGACGCAGAGCAGCGAGGTCCGTGCCATCGGTCCGTTTCCGAGCCGCTTCCGGGAGGCCGAGCGACGCGGCCGCCGGATCGCCCGTCCGCTCTTCCTCCTCGCCGGCATCGACAAGGACGTCGACGAGACCCTCATGGAGCGGCTGGGAGCCGCTCTCCTCCAGCGCGACGAACTGGGCGCCGCCCTCACCGGGGCGATGCGCCTGCCGGCCGGTGACCCGGCCCGGGTCACGCGCTCCCTGCTCGGCAGGGCACTGCACGCGGCCCCCGACGTGCCCCAGGACCTGCCGCCCGCGCTGCGGGCGTTCCTGGACCACGCGACGACCGTCCCCGACTGGGTCGACTGGGACCGGATCGAGCGCGGCGCGGCGGCCTACCGCTCCCTGGGCCGCAACAGCGGCGACGTCCTCACCCTCCTCTCCCTCGTCGGTGGTTACCGCTTCGGCGGACCGGCCGACCTGCTGGTGCTCACCGGCGGCCTGGGCGGGGGCGAGACGCTGCGGCGCCTGGGCGAGACGGCCAAGTGGTCCCATGCCGTCACCCGCCCCGGCGGCCTGCGCCCGGGGGCCGAGGGCTGGCGCCTCACCGTCCATGTGCGCGCCATGCACGCCCTGGTGAACGCGCACTTCGAGCCGCGCTGGGACTCCGGGCGCTGGGGCCTGCCGATCAACCAGGCCGACCAGGCGGCCACCCTCGGACTCTTCGACGCGACCGTGATCATCGGCTGCCTCGGGCTCGGGGTGCGCCTGACCCGTCGGCAGCGCGACGACCTCATGCACCTGTGGCGGTACGTCGGCCTGCTGATGGGTGTCGCGCCGGAGTGGCTGACCGATGTCGAGGACGTCCGGCACCGATGGAACTACCACATTCTGCTGTCCGCCGCCGGGCAGACCCAGGCCGGCCGGGACCTTGCCCGCCTGACCATGGACGCCCAGGCCGAACGCTGCTTCGGCCACGACAGCCCCGTCGTCGAACGGTTCCACCGGCGTTACGAGCGCGCCCGGCAGATGAGCCTGCTCACCGCCTTCGTGGGCCCGGCCGGGATGCGCGAACTGGGGCTGCGCCCCAGCCTCCCGTGGGGGCCGGCCCTCGCACTGGTCACGAACACGTTCCGGTACCGGGTCCTCGGTGTGCTGCCCGGCGGCCGGGAACGGCTGGAACGGCACGGCGCGCGCGTGCAGGACAAGCACCTGGCCTCGATGTTCCACGACGGCCCCGCCACCGTGGCCCGCCTGCCGGAGGCGGGGTGA
- a CDS encoding chemotaxis protein produces MNPVLSGEVLAELRRPRPYPAVSLVMPTHRREPDNAQDQVRLRNLLTEAEKALTQDPDVPRERRVDILDELGRAAAEVDLVHAEDGLVIHAAQGEHQVWSLPRAVPERVVLSDTFLTRNLVAAAAAERPYWVLAVAADRVSLWSGDPERVVEAERDGFPLTRSLEDPDAERKERIGDLPSTFRDEATRQFLREAYEKLRAVLAAEPRPLYVLGSTEALALLEELGPPAPETVMVEHGGLADGPATAVHRAVEPSRTAREAAAVSAVVTELDEARGRREFAGGIDEVWPAAKEGRARLVAVEDDYRTVVREEGGHLEPAGPGEPGARDDMVDEIVERALDTGAEVRFVPTDTLADEGRIAAVLRY; encoded by the coding sequence ATGAACCCCGTGCTCAGTGGTGAGGTGCTCGCGGAACTCCGCCGGCCCCGTCCGTACCCGGCCGTCTCGCTCGTGATGCCGACGCACCGCCGCGAACCCGACAACGCCCAGGACCAGGTGCGGCTGCGCAACCTCCTCACCGAGGCGGAGAAGGCGCTCACCCAGGACCCCGACGTGCCGCGCGAGCGACGGGTCGACATCCTGGACGAGCTGGGACGGGCCGCCGCCGAGGTCGACCTCGTGCACGCGGAGGACGGCCTGGTGATCCACGCGGCGCAGGGCGAGCACCAGGTGTGGTCGCTGCCCCGGGCCGTTCCGGAACGGGTGGTTCTCTCGGACACCTTCCTCACCCGCAATCTGGTCGCGGCCGCCGCCGCGGAGCGGCCGTACTGGGTGCTGGCCGTGGCCGCCGACCGGGTTTCGCTGTGGAGCGGCGATCCCGAACGCGTGGTCGAGGCCGAACGCGACGGCTTTCCGCTGACCCGCAGCCTGGAGGACCCGGACGCCGAGCGGAAGGAACGCATCGGCGACCTGCCCAGCACCTTCCGGGACGAGGCCACCCGGCAGTTCCTGCGCGAGGCGTACGAGAAGCTGCGTGCCGTCCTGGCCGCCGAACCCCGCCCGCTGTACGTCCTCGGCTCCACCGAGGCCCTGGCCCTGCTGGAGGAACTCGGCCCGCCGGCCCCGGAGACGGTCATGGTGGAGCACGGCGGGCTGGCCGACGGTCCGGCCACCGCGGTGCACCGGGCCGTCGAACCCTCGCGCACCGCCCGGGAGGCGGCCGCCGTCTCCGCCGTCGTCACGGAACTGGACGAGGCGCGCGGCAGACGGGAGTTCGCGGGCGGCATCGACGAGGTGTGGCCGGCCGCGAAGGAGGGCCGGGCCCGCCTGGTCGCGGTCGAGGACGACTACCGGACGGTCGTGCGCGAGGAGGGCGGCCACCTGGAACCGGCCGGCCCCGGCGAACCGGGCGCCCGCGACGACATGGTCGACGAGATCGTCGAACGTGCCCTGGACACCGGGGCCGAAGTCAGGTTCGTCCCCACCGACACCCTTGCCGACGAGGGGCGGATCGCCGCCGTCCTGCGTTACTGA
- a CDS encoding TetR/AcrR family transcriptional regulator, giving the protein MRKTPRQERSREMVERIIDAGRAVLARDGYARFATTRVADAAGISPGSLYQYFRNKEELLTVLMERYWAEAGDRVAASLADHLADPPERLIPNVIEALLSALEQDSQLLRVVIEEVPPSYHEDHLHHIRRRIQDLGSAYLAGRAPEERNGATRAWVLVAAMEALSVRWILDRPAIRRDELIEELTALVTNYMFRADPA; this is encoded by the coding sequence ATGCGTAAGACGCCCCGTCAGGAGCGGTCGCGGGAGATGGTCGAGCGGATCATCGACGCAGGGCGCGCGGTCCTGGCACGCGATGGCTACGCACGGTTCGCGACGACCCGGGTCGCCGACGCGGCCGGCATCAGTCCGGGTTCCCTCTACCAGTACTTCCGGAACAAGGAAGAGCTCCTCACCGTGCTCATGGAGCGGTACTGGGCGGAGGCGGGCGACCGGGTGGCGGCGTCGCTCGCCGACCATCTCGCCGACCCGCCCGAGCGGCTGATCCCCAATGTGATCGAGGCGCTGCTGTCCGCCCTGGAGCAGGACTCGCAACTTCTTCGCGTCGTGATCGAGGAGGTGCCGCCGAGCTATCACGAGGACCATCTGCACCACATCCGGCGCCGCATCCAGGACCTGGGTTCGGCGTACCTCGCGGGGCGCGCGCCCGAGGAACGGAACGGGGCCACCCGTGCCTGGGTGCTCGTGGCCGCGATGGAGGCGCTCAGCGTACGCTGGATCCTCGACCGGCCCGCCATCCGGCGCGACGAGCTGATCGAGGAACTCACCGCGCTCGTCACCAACTACATGTTCCGCGCGGACCCGGCCTGA
- a CDS encoding SRPBCC family protein: MASTSVSRIVPASPDKVWNLIGGFDALPDWLPYIPESTPAEGGRVRRLKNPQGDVIIERLVDFNETERHYSYAILQAPFPVNGYVSTLRVHTVPGHDDVAEVQWSGRFNPHNATEQEVTDLFTGIYTDGLDALHQTLTS; encoded by the coding sequence ATGGCCTCCACCTCCGTCTCCCGCATCGTCCCCGCCTCCCCCGACAAGGTCTGGAACCTCATCGGCGGCTTCGATGCCCTCCCCGACTGGCTCCCCTACATCCCCGAGAGCACCCCCGCCGAGGGCGGCCGCGTCCGCCGCCTGAAGAACCCCCAGGGCGACGTCATCATCGAACGCCTCGTGGACTTCAACGAAACCGAACGCCACTACAGCTACGCCATCCTCCAGGCACCGTTCCCGGTCAACGGCTACGTCTCCACCCTCCGGGTCCACACCGTCCCCGGCCACGACGACGTCGCCGAGGTCCAGTGGTCCGGCCGCTTCAACCCCCACAACGCCACCGAACAGGAAGTCACCGACCTCTTCACCGGCATCTACACCGACGGCCTCGACGCCCTCCACCAGACCCTGACTTCCTGA